From the genome of Streptococcus mitis, one region includes:
- a CDS encoding homoserine O-acetyltransferase/O-succinyltransferase family protein: RRTPSLRGFDDSYVSPHSRHTEISKEEVLNKTNLEILSEGPQVGVSILASRDLREIYSFGHLEYDRDTLANEYFRDRDAGLDPHIPENYFKDDDVNQTPCLCWSSSAALFFSNWVNYAVYQETPFDWRKIEDDASAFGYL; this comes from the coding sequence AAAGAAGGACACCTTCTCTTAGAGGCTTTGACGATAGCTATGTATCCCCTCATTCTCGGCACACGGAGATTTCTAAGGAAGAGGTCTTAAATAAAACCAATCTCGAGATTTTATCAGAGGGTCCTCAGGTTGGAGTTTCGATTTTGGCTAGTCGTGATTTACGAGAAATTTATAGTTTTGGGCATTTGGAATATGATCGTGATACCTTGGCAAATGAATATTTCCGAGATCGTGATGCAGGTTTAGATCCACATATTCCAGAAAATTACTTTAAGGATGATGATGTCAACCAGACACCTTGTCTTTGTTGGTCTTCATCAGCAGCCCTCTTTTTCAGTAACTGGGTGAACTATGCCGTCTATCAGGAAACACCTTTTGACTGGAGAAAAATAGAAGATGATGCATCTGCATTTGGGTATTTATAA
- a CDS encoding DnaD domain-containing protein, with product MTYLDAFKSGNLVLPSALLLHFKELFPSSDDFLVWQFFYLQNTTGLEEMSPSQIAERIGKEISDVNQAISNLTERGLLQYRTIELNGEIELLFDASLALERLDNLLGAAHSSSDQLTSQNQLKDLVETFQQELGRLLTPFEIEDLTKTLKEDGTSADLIKEALREAVLNGKANWKYIQAILRNWRHEGIKSVAQIEAKRAEREASNPQLTQVSADFRNAMDLWKD from the coding sequence ATGACATATTTAGACGCTTTTAAATCAGGGAACTTGGTTTTACCGAGTGCCCTGCTCTTGCATTTTAAGGAACTATTTCCTTCCAGCGACGATTTTCTGGTCTGGCAATTTTTCTATTTGCAAAATACGACAGGTTTGGAAGAAATGTCCCCAAGCCAGATTGCTGAAAGGATTGGCAAGGAAATTTCGGATGTCAATCAGGCTATTTCCAATCTGACGGAGAGGGGACTACTTCAGTATCGAACGATCGAATTGAATGGCGAAATTGAATTGCTTTTTGATGCTAGTTTGGCTTTGGAACGTTTGGATAATTTGCTTGGAGCCGCTCATTCGAGTTCAGACCAGTTGACATCTCAAAATCAGCTCAAAGATTTGGTGGAAACCTTCCAGCAGGAATTAGGACGCTTGTTGACACCTTTTGAGATTGAAGATTTGACCAAGACACTAAAGGAAGATGGAACCAGTGCTGACTTGATTAAGGAAGCTCTTCGTGAAGCTGTTTTGAATGGAAAAGCAAACTGGAAGTACATTCAGGCGATTTTGAGAAACTGGCGCCATGAAGGTATCAAAAGTGTGGCTCAAATCGAGGCTAAGCGGGCAGAAAGAGAAGCAAGCAATCCTCAGTTGACACAGGTATCTGCAGATTTCAGAAATGCCATGGATCTTTGGAAGGATTAA
- the tpiA gene encoding triose-phosphate isomerase, producing the protein MSRKPFIAGNWKMNKNPEEAKVFVEAVASKLPSSDLVEAGIAAPALDLTAVLAAAKGSNLKVAAQNCYFENAGAFTGETSPQVLKEIGTDYVVIGHSERRDYFHETDEDINKKAKAIFANGMLPIICCGESLETYEAGKAAEFVGAQVSAALAGLTAEQVAASVIAYEPIWAIGTGKSASQDDAQKMCKVVRDVVAADFGQEVADKVRVQYGGSVKPENVASYMACPDVDGALVGGASLEAESFLALLDFVK; encoded by the coding sequence ATGTCACGTAAACCATTTATCGCTGGTAACTGGAAAATGAACAAAAATCCAGAAGAAGCTAAAGTATTCGTTGAAGCAGTTGCATCAAAACTTCCTTCATCAGATCTTGTTGAAGCAGGTATCGCAGCTCCAGCTCTTGATTTGACAGCTGTTCTTGCTGCTGCTAAAGGTTCAAACCTCAAAGTTGCTGCTCAAAACTGCTACTTTGAAAATGCAGGTGCTTTCACTGGTGAAACTAGCCCACAAGTTTTGAAAGAAATCGGTACTGACTATGTTGTTATCGGTCACTCAGAACGCCGTGACTACTTCCATGAAACTGACGAAGATATCAACAAAAAAGCAAAAGCAATCTTTGCAAACGGTATGCTTCCAATCATCTGTTGTGGTGAGTCACTTGAAACTTACGAAGCTGGTAAAGCTGCTGAATTCGTAGGTGCTCAAGTATCTGCTGCATTGGCTGGATTGACTGCTGAACAAGTTGCTGCATCAGTTATCGCTTACGAGCCAATCTGGGCTATCGGTACTGGTAAATCAGCTTCACAAGACGATGCACAAAAAATGTGTAAAGTTGTTCGTGACGTTGTAGCTGCTGACTTTGGTCAAGAAGTTGCAGACAAAGTTCGTGTTCAATACGGTGGTTCTGTTAAACCTGAAAACGTTGCTTCATACATGGCTTGCCCAGATGTTGACGGTGCCCTTGTAGGTGGTGCGTCACTTGAAGCAGAAAGCTTCTTGGCTTTGCTTGACTTTGTAAAATAA
- the lytC gene encoding choline binding-anchored murein hydrolase LytC, with amino-acid sequence MSVPFFIGEERLKIKIGKIGLASLCLLGLAVSHVAANETEVKSSSEGSRVQDSSSKVEEKKSETTTSQKEEEKMEEVKETRASSSQKEESKPNLTSAHWEGDFYVKADGSKAKSEWIFDTSYSSWFYIKSDGRYAQKEWHGNYYLKMGGYMAKNEWVYDNNYNSWFYLKIDGSYANQEWQKINGKWYYFKKWGSMAKSQWQGNYFLNGQGAMMQNEWLYDKHYKTWFYLKADGSYANEQWQKIDGKWYYFKKWGYMAQDEWQGNYYLTESGAMATGELVMDDTRYTFADSGELKEKKALNVGWVYRNGHRYFFNHREEQVGTDRAKKVIDVSEHNGRISDWKKVIQENGVDGVIVRLGYSGVEDKELAYNIQELNRLGIPYGVYLYTYAENETDAENDAKQTIELLKKYKMNLSYPIYYDVENWEYVNKTKRASNDTGIWVKIINKYMTTMKQAGYQNVKVYSYRQLLQTRLNHPDILQHVNWVAAYTDVLDWNNPHYSGEKGWQYTSSDSLKGIRGHVDVSVWY; translated from the coding sequence ATGTCTGTTCCATTTTTTATAGGAGAAGAAAGATTGAAAATCAAGATTGGAAAAATTGGATTAGCAAGTCTCTGTTTACTGGGCTTGGCAGTTAGTCATGTCGCTGCAAATGAAACTGAAGTGAAATCATCTTCGGAAGGAAGCAGAGTTCAAGATTCTTCTAGCAAGGTAGAAGAAAAGAAATCAGAAACGACTACAAGTCAAAAAGAAGAAGAGAAGATGGAAGAAGTAAAAGAGACGCGAGCTAGTAGTAGTCAGAAAGAAGAAAGTAAGCCAAATTTAACATCAGCACACTGGGAAGGAGATTTCTATGTAAAAGCTGATGGTTCCAAAGCGAAGAGTGAGTGGATTTTCGATACTAGCTACAGTAGTTGGTTCTATATAAAATCAGATGGTCGTTATGCCCAAAAAGAATGGCATGGAAACTATTACCTCAAAATGGGTGGTTACATGGCTAAAAATGAATGGGTTTACGATAACAATTATAATAGCTGGTTCTACCTCAAGATAGACGGTTCTTATGCAAATCAAGAATGGCAGAAAATTAATGGTAAATGGTATTATTTCAAGAAATGGGGCTCTATGGCTAAAAGTCAGTGGCAAGGAAATTATTTCTTGAATGGTCAAGGTGCCATGATGCAAAACGAATGGCTTTACGATAAGCATTATAAGACTTGGTTCTATCTTAAGGCAGATGGTTCTTACGCTAATGAACAGTGGCAAAAGATTGATGGCAAGTGGTACTATTTCAAGAAGTGGGGCTACATGGCTCAAGATGAGTGGCAAGGTAATTACTATCTTACTGAAAGTGGTGCTATGGCGACTGGTGAGTTAGTGATGGACGATACTCGCTATACTTTTGCTGATTCAGGGGAACTGAAAGAAAAGAAAGCCTTGAATGTTGGTTGGGTTTATCGAAACGGCCACCGTTATTTCTTTAACCATCGTGAAGAACAGGTTGGAACAGATCGTGCTAAGAAGGTTATTGATGTCAGTGAACATAATGGTCGCATTAGTGATTGGAAAAAGGTTATCCAGGAAAATGGAGTTGATGGCGTCATTGTTCGCTTGGGATATAGTGGTGTAGAAGATAAGGAATTGGCTTATAATATTCAAGAATTGAATCGACTAGGCATTCCTTATGGTGTTTATCTTTATACCTATGCCGAAAATGAAACAGATGCTGAGAATGATGCCAAACAGACTATTGAACTCTTGAAGAAATACAAGATGAACTTGTCTTATCCAATCTACTATGATGTTGAGAACTGGGAATATGTCAATAAAACAAAGAGAGCTTCAAATGATACTGGAATCTGGGTCAAGATTATCAATAAGTATATGACAACAATGAAGCAGGCTGGTTATCAAAATGTGAAAGTTTATAGCTATCGTCAACTCTTGCAAACTCGTTTGAATCATCCAGATATTTTACAACATGTCAACTGGGTTGCAGCCTATACGGATGTGCTTGATTGGAATAATCCTCATTATTCAGGAGAAAAAGGATGGCAATATACTTCATCTGACTCTCTTAAAGGGATTAGGGGTCATGTTGATGTTAGCGTCTGGTATTAA
- a CDS encoding Dps family protein, which produces MVEFKKEAVKDVTTLTKSAPVALAKTKEVLNQAVADLYVAHVALHQVHWYMRGRGFLVWHPKMDEYMDALDGQLDEISERLITLGGSPFSTLTEFLQNSEIEEEAGEYRNVEESLERVLAIYRYLSELFQKGLDVTDEEGDDVTNGIFTDAKTETDKTIWMLAAELGQAPGL; this is translated from the coding sequence ATGGTAGAATTTAAAAAAGAAGCAGTAAAAGACGTAACAACATTGACAAAATCAGCGCCAGTAGCATTGGCGAAAACAAAGGAAGTATTGAATCAAGCTGTTGCTGATTTGTACGTAGCCCACGTTGCTTTGCACCAAGTACACTGGTACATGCGTGGTCGTGGTTTCCTTGTATGGCATCCAAAAATGGATGAGTACATGGATGCTCTTGATGGTCAATTGGATGAAATCAGTGAGCGTTTGATCACACTTGGTGGTAGCCCATTCTCTACATTGACAGAATTCCTTCAAAACAGTGAAATCGAAGAAGAAGCTGGTGAATACCGTAATGTTGAAGAAAGCTTGGAACGTGTCCTTGCTATCTACCGTTACTTGTCAGAACTCTTCCAAAAAGGTTTGGATGTTACTGATGAAGAAGGTGACGATGTGACAAACGGTATCTTTACAGATGCTAAAACTGAAACTGATAAAACAATCTGGATGCTTGCCGCAGAACTTGGACAAGCACCTGGTTTGTAA
- a CDS encoding dihydrofolate reductase, whose amino-acid sequence MTKKIVAIWAQDEEGVIGKGNRLPWHLPAELQHFKETTLNHAILMGRVTFDGMGRRLLPQRETLILTRNSEEKIDGVTTFQDVQSVLDWYQAQEKNLYIIGGKQIFQAFEPYLDEVIVTQIHARVEGDTYFPEEFDLSLFETVSSKSYTKDEKNPYDFTIQYRKRKEV is encoded by the coding sequence ATGACTAAGAAAATCGTAGCTATTTGGGCCCAGGATGAAGAGGGTGTGATTGGTAAGGGAAATCGCCTGCCTTGGCATTTGCCAGCAGAACTGCAACACTTCAAAGAAACAACTCTGAATCATGCTATCTTGATGGGGCGTGTGACCTTTGATGGGATGGGGCGTCGCTTGCTTCCACAACGGGAAACTCTGATTTTGACGCGTAATTCTGAAGAAAAGATAGACGGGGTTACTACTTTTCAGGATGTCCAGTCTGTCTTGGACTGGTATCAGGCTCAAGAAAAGAATCTTTATATTATCGGTGGGAAGCAAATTTTTCAGGCTTTTGAACCCTACCTTGACGAAGTAATTGTGACTCAAATTCATGCTCGGGTGGAGGGAGATACCTATTTCCCTGAGGAGTTTGATTTGTCTCTTTTTGAGACAGTTTCAAGCAAATCCTATACCAAAGATGAGAAAAATCCTTATGATTTTACCATCCAATACCGCAAGAGAAAGGAAGTCTAA